Below is a window of Physeter macrocephalus isolate SW-GA unplaced genomic scaffold, ASM283717v5 random_1598, whole genome shotgun sequence DNA.
TGACCTGGGTGCCCAGGGGAGGGGTCCGAGGGGCGCGTGCCCTCTGCTGGCCATGTCGGCGCAGGGCGGAGGCCCCGCAGGTGCCTGCTGCCACCCACCCGCTCACCTGCTCTGCACCCCTAAAGAGCCCAGAGGTACCCTCCCTGTTGCTCCTCCGGTGAGGCTGAGGTGGGAGTGACTCGGCCTCCCACTCCTTGGGGTGAGGGTCCCCAAGGTGAGGCGGTGGCCCTGGCCCCCAAGTGCAGGGTCCATTAGGTGCTGTCTAGAAGTCTGGCCGCATGCAGAGCGTGGAAAGTGCCCAGCCCAGAGGCCGATGGCACGGTAAGCAGAGACACCCTGGGCGCGCTCTGGCTCCCGCCTCTGCCTCCCTGTAGGGGGGCTGGAGCAAGCGACCACCAGGGCCAGCTGGGAGCCAcgtgagggaggggcaggagcctGAGACAGGGCCTCCTGGGACCTAAGGACCCTGGGCTCCTGGGGGGTGGTCAGCCTCCGAGGACACTCTGCTGCCCACCCTTGGGCAGACAGGCCAGGCCACTGGGAGTGCTGCAGGCGCAGCACGGCCTGGACCCCCGAGCTGGCCCTGGGGGCCTGGGGTGAGCTGGCATGGCCTTCGTGTCCTGTGCACACAGCCTCCTCTAATCTCAgctgtccccagggcccagggtATAGTAGGCCCGTTGTCACAGGAGGTGACTGAGGCCCGTGGAGATGTATGGGTGCCAGCAGGCCCAGGTGCACCCCACTCCTACACACTCGGAAGACCCAGCCTAGGTAGGCAGGCTGTCTGAGCTCCACACAccctcttccccagcctccccttGCTGCTGCGGCAGCCCTGGGCTGGACAGGCATACTCGCCCGTGGAGAAAACTTGATTGCAACCCCAGTTTCCTCCccatcctgggggtggggggcaggggtgacaCCTACAGGGTCTCAGGGAATATTCTGGGAGCGGGGTCAGATTTTCCTCGGGCTGAGGAATGGGTCCTGCCTGGTCTGACATGCAGGAAGGCTGGCCCAGGATGCATTTCTCCCcctaagcctctgttttcccatctgtgacaTGGGTCAAAATGGCCCTGGGTGAGAACGAGGCTCAGGGGCCAGAACATGCCTGGTTCCAAGCCCAGCTGCCTGAAGGCGGTCTGTGGGCTCTCAGCGTCCAGAAGAAAAGAGGTCGTCTCCAGCCtcaccttatttattttctacaagtttggtggaggaggagggcagagagtgCCCCGAAACGGTTCTCTCCCCTAGGATCCCACGAGTAACCTGAGGCCCAGTGAGCTTGGGCCGTGGGGGCGTGCCAGCAGCGCCGACCACCAGCAGTGCCAGGCCCTTCAGGAAAGGAGGTGACCCAGGATTATGGCCCCCGAGGGGCCAGGGCCCCGGCACCGAGCCTGGCAACCCCCGTAGAATTACAGAGGTCATGGAAGCAGCAGTAGCTGGGGTGGGCAGCCCCGATGCTGTGTGGCTCAGCGGCCTCGCAGGAGCTGGAGCCGGAAGTGGTCACCACCGGGCTGCGGTTGAAGGGGGACTCTGCCGGGGAGGGCAGCGTCAGAGCCTGCTCCCCCCGCCCAGCGCTTCTTCAGCCGCCCCAGCCTCCACGCACTTGACCttgcccttcctgcctcttcccatgCTACCCTGAGACCCCTAAACTAACTGCTGCCCTGGGAAGTCACCCTGTTGGGGTCTGCGGTGGCCctgagctgggagctgggagcccgAGGCTGATGCAGCCCCACAGAGCCAGCCTGCGGGCCCCCGGTCTCACCTGACTCCACCGTCAGCTGCGAGGACTTGGACGCTGTGTCCTCCGGCTTGCAGTTAGTAATGGTCTCGCACCAAGGAAGGGCCGTGGGCTGCTCACAGGTGAAGCGCCTTAAGGCCTCACCTGGGAGAGGGATAGGGACAGACCCTCCTCATCTGACCTTGAGACCCATCCTGGACACAGGAGGAAGGGCTGGAGAAGAGGCCAGGAATGGTCCAGCCCCTGGGCCATTCCCCACGGATCCACCTGGAGCATCTTCTGTCCCTCCCTGGGAGAGTGGCTCGCCCTACTGAGCCCCTTCAGGCCCAGGCCACCGAGCGCAGACTTGAACACTGCGACCCTCTACCCGAGCCTTGGTTTGCCTTCCTGGAGAGCGGGCTGTGACCCCTGTCCTGGGTGAAGCCAGGCTCAGGACCAGGAGGCTCATTTAGGGTGAGGGAAGGTGAGCCCAGTGGGGGACCTAAGGGAGCCTTCCCCTCAAAGCCCCCCAGTGGCCCCCTCCCCACTGAGGAGGTGGGCCAACAAGCgagaagcagaggcagggccCCTCGCCAGCAGCCGCACGCACCCAAGCTCACGGTCAAGGCCGAGGTGAACAGTGACAGCAGGGCCCTGGGAAAGGCCATCCCTCGCGCTCAGGGGCCGGGAGGGCGGCAGCCCGTGCCGGCCTCCGGTTGGGATTTATAGCCAGCCCTTGGGCCCCCGTCCGGGTGGCACAGGGCAGACCTGGGAGGCAGCTGGCAGGAGGATGCGTGGCCGCCAGCGCACTCACAGGCCCTGAGGAAGCAGCACCGCGCGGCGCTGGAGCCTctgccccggcccctccccgcagcctggcCTGTTCCTGCCACTCAGGAACCGCGCAGGCCTGTTTGTCAGGCTCCGGCCTGGACTCATGTCCATCTCAAACCCAACCAGGCCAAGGTCCATCTCCTCCACTCCCAGACGTCCTCTACCTGGTGTATACCTGACCCAGGGACCCACCAGAGCAGAGGCCCGGAGGTGGGGTGTCAGGCCAGGTGCAGAGGAGGTGAGTGCCTGCTGACAGGGTGGGTGTGGGCCCACCAGGCCCCCTTTGGGCTGATGAGGGTGGTGCCCGGACCAGCCGCCTCGTCACTGCCAACCCCTTCCCCACGAACGGCCTTTAGACCAAGGCTGAGCCTCCTGGTCCTAGAACCCAGACAAGAGGGCTCTGCCCACCCCCCAGGCTCCTGGACCTTCTTCACTGCCCACCTCCACCGCACGCTTCCCCGTTTCCACGCCTTTGCCCGTGCTCTGCTTTTCACTGAGCAGCGTCTCTCGTCTCCCGTCGTAGCCTCCAACCTCCCCTGTGCTGTAAGGCCCAGTCCAGGTGCTTCTTGCCCAGAGTCCTTTCTGCTATCCCAGCCTCTGGTTTCCCTGTCCTCTGAGGGCTCAGGGAGTGGttgtgtggatggatgggtgggtggggggtgagtGAGTGGATAGACGGAAGGACGCATGGATGGATGGTTGAAAAGACAGATGGGTGCATAGATGATGTCTGAGAGAGTGCATGCGTGGAGGAATGAGTGCATGGACGCTGCATGAGTGGGGGGCTGGCTGGTGGGAAAGGGGGTGGATGAAAGGACAAGTGGATGGGTAGGTGGTGGATGAAATGGTGTACGCTCTGTggacgggggagggggccggCTGCGGGGTAGGGAGTTACCCCCAGTCTCAGGGCAGGATGGCATGCTGGGAGGAGCTCGGGGCTAGCACCCTGGAGGCCTGGGTCTGGGCTTTGCTGCCGTCTCCACGTGTGCCCTTGGGGTGACTCTCTCATCCCTCTGGACTGGACTTCTGTTTGTATGGTGAGACTAGGGACCCTGGGCAGTTGTGAGGGCAGAAGTGACCTGGCCACGTGGACTGAGAGACGGTTGCCAGGGAACAGGGAGGGGGCGTTGTTTGCAAAGGGAGAGACTGTGGTTAATGCAAATCAGACCAGCAAGTCACGCACGGCAGGTGGGGCACAGACGGCAGCAGGGCGGCCCTCCCCTGGGGCTTGGTCCGCCAGCGCACTAAGGACCTTGTGAGAGGAGCCGGGGCGTGTCTGGTCTGGAGCCTCATAGACTGAGTGGGTCCCCGCTCCCGCGATCTCCCATGCGACCAGATCTGCTCATGAGCCACCCTGACCCCCTTCTTTTATGTGTAGACCAGGCAGAGGATCATCGACCCAGAGGGCAGGTGTGAAACGTTGCTCGTGAAGGTCACGGGCGCGGTGGACGCGGAGCAGCGGCGGGGCGGGCGTGCCGAGAGGCAGGCTGGTCTGGGCTCCGGGTCGGGAGACCCCGCGTGCTGTCGGGGAGGCTGCCTGGAAAGGGCCTGCGCCCGGCTTTGAAGGAGCCGGAAGACCTCGGAGGTGGAGGCTGGCAGGGAGGGTGCTGCCGGGGTAGCAGCGGGGTAGTGGCCAGGGAGGGCACACAGCCTTCCCGTGTTTGCCTGtagcggggtgtgtgtgtgcgtgtgcgcgtgtgcgcgtgtgcgcgtgcgcgtgcgtgtgtgcgcgtgcgtgcgcgcgcgcgcgtccTCCCAGCCCAAGGATCCGCCCGAGGCAGGGGGTCTGCGGGGATCCTGCCCGCTGGGAGCTGGCTCAGACGACAAGTCTTGCTCACAGGAAGCAGAGGTGTGGAGTTGCCAGGGTCCGAGGAACAGGGGAAGGTCCTggatggtgggagggggaaggggcagggtcgCCTTGGGATGCTAATCCTGGCATCCCCTGGAGGGGCGCGGACACCTGGATCAGGGCCGAGGGGGCTGCCCCGCAGGCGGGGTTCCCCTGGCCCAACCGCAGGTCACGAAGTTGACAGGCAGGCCCTTGCCCGGGCTCAGATGGGGGAGATGTGGATTTGGGcctgtgcgtgtgcgcgtgcgcgtgcgtgtgtgcgcgtgcgtgcgcgcgcgcgcgtccTCCCAGCCCAAGGATCCGCCCGAGGCAGGGGGTCTGCGGGGATCCTGCCCGCTGGGAGCTGGCTCAGACGACAAGTCTTGCTCACAGGAAGCAGAGGTGTGGAGTTGCCAGGGTCCGAGGAACAGGGGAAGGTCCTggatggtgggagggggaaggggcagggtcgCCTTGGGATGCTAATCCTGGCATCCCCTGGAGGGGCGCGGACACCTGGATCAGGGCCGAGGGGGCTGCCCCGCAGGCGGGGTTCCCCTGGCCCAACCGCAGGTCACGAAGTTGACAGGCAGGCCCTTGCCCGGGCTCAGATGGGGGAGATGTGGATTTGGGCCCTAGATTCAAGCGGCTCCAGGCACtgctccccaccccgccccaggggCGGCCTGCACCTCAGCCTCGCCAGGTGTGCCCCACCTGTGACCCTGtcaccccctcctccaggccccgTGCTGCCGGAACActggctgggagggcaggggcgggTTGTGACAGGGCTGTGCGCAGATGCACTCGGGCTCTGCTGCAGCCTCATCCGACCCCTCCATCTTCTACCAAAGGCTCCAGATCTCACTCCCCTCCAGACTCTGCTCCCgttcttcctgcaccagggatgcccttcccagccctgcctcttgTGGTTGAAATTCTGTCTTGGGACTGCCTGCCTCGCCCCGCCACCACCCCACGGCCTTTTCTAGCCTCCGGGCATCAGCTCCATTTGGCATCTTGTCTTTGACCCCGAGACTGGGAGGGCCTATGTCTCCCTGGGCACTGGGTCGGGGGACACCTAGCCTTCCTTAACAGCCAGAATGTGTCAGACACTCCGCCTGCTGGATCTTATTTTCCTCACTACAGCCAACGATGGTACCCAGTGCTAATGCCTGGGTTTTGGATGCAGGATGGGAGGCTCTAGCAGTGAGCTGACAGGCCGGTCATCCAGGGAGGGCTGGGCAAAAGCCAAGACAGCAGCCGGGCCTGTCTGACTCGGCTCTTCACCAGGCTGCCAAGCTTGATGCTGGGTGCAGCTAACCCTGGTGGTGCAGACACCACCACGCACAGCCGAGGTTCCTCCTCGGGTTGAGCCCAATTCCTTTGCTGTGGCTGGCCCAGCCCACTGCCTTCCTGCCCTCAGACCCAGGGCCCCCGCCTGTTCTTTCCTTCCGGAACATACCTGGCCCTTGGGCATGAGCTCTTCCTAGAGTTTCTGCGTGACCCCTGCTGGGGAGACACAGGCTGAACCTTTCTGCAAAGTTGCTACCTAGTTAGGGTGAGGAGGAATGTGCCTCAGCCAGAGTCTGGACCGCTCTGCTTAGGATGCCTCCCTGCTAAGAGGTCTAcatccttctctctgcttctccaggAGCCTCCAGATCAGAGATCAGTGTGCGACCAGGCTCAGGGCTCAATGTGGGACCAGGCTCAGGGCAAAGAGTGGGACCAGGCTCAGGGCAAAGAGTGGGACCAGGCTCAGGGCTCAGCCTGTGACCAGGCTCAGGGCTCCACCGCTCCATCTACCCGGCATGGCCTCCTGCCCAGCCTGCCTGTGGGGCTGTCTCCTCAGAGCGGTCTCTGTGGATCCCCAAGTAGGCCAAGGGGTTTCCCTACCTGGGTTTCCACTTACCTGTGCCCCTCTTGTGTCCGGCAGAGCAGACTGAGGGCCCTTAAACGCATGCTTCTAAGATGTGAAGAAACTGCACAGACCGCGTGAAGGACTCCTGGGGCTGTGGCTGCTACCTGTTGCTTCTCCCTGCAGCACCCCGTGGGGCGCCCTGATGGATTACTCCCTGTCCTGGCGGGCACTCAGGCTGCTCAGCCTGTGCTCAAAACACTGCTGGGAGCGTCCTCCGCTGCAGAGCCTTCGCCGCCTTCAGCCACAGGCAATGGGACACACACACGGGGGCCAGATCAGTCCCTCGAGCACCGTGCCGTCTCCCTCACGGGCAGGGCCctcctggtccagtggttagggcttctTACCCCGTGTCCCTCCCGTCCCAGGTGTTTGGGTGACCTCTCGGGAGCCTGCACTCAACAGCACTCCAGGGACATCTTACAGCTTCACAGACGGCTCCTCCAAGAGGCTGCGCGACTCCCGCGAGGGCACACGGCGGGCCGTGTCCCTGCCGCCCGGGCATCGTTGTCCTGCCAGTTTTTTGCTCAAGGATTTAAAATGCTACTTCCTTCATTTTGCTCCTCTCTGATTGGAAGTGTGGTTGAATGTCTTTTTCTTTGAACGTGCTACTCACATCCTTGCCCTTTCCTTGtgcatttgtagttttcttttttttttttttttttttgtggtatgccggcctccctctgctgcggcctctcccgttgcggagcacaggctccggacgcgcagNNNNNNNNNNNNNNNNNNNNNNNNNNNNNNNNNNNNNNNNNNNNNNNNNNNNNNNNNNNNNNNNNNNNNNNNNNNNNNNNNNNNNNNNNNNNNNNNNNNNNNNNNNNNNNNNNNNNNNNNNNNNNNNNNNNNNNNNNNNNNNNNNNNNNNNNNNNNNNNNNNNNNNNNNNNNNNNNNNNNNNNNNNNNNNNNNNNNNNNNNNNNNNNNNNNNNNNNNNNNNNNNNNNNNNNNNNNNNNNNNNNNNggccacggctcacgggcccagccgctccgcggcatgtgggatcctcccagactggggcgcgaacccagttcccctgcatcggcaggcggacgcgcaaccgctgcgccaccagggaagccctgtagttttctttatataggAAAGGAATCCACCTCTTTTTCACATATAGCAAATGTTTCCTAccttgtcttttagttttgtttatggcatttttcacgcatttctttttagatttttatgtcATCATGAATCTTTCTCAATCTGAATTTTGAGGCttgtttttcctaaaatgttttctttttctttttaacagctttatcgGGTATACTTCACATACCAGGCAGTTCACCCATGTGAAATGTTTTTGGCATATTTAgagatatgtgcaaccatcaaAGTCAGTTTTTGAATACTTTCATTGTCTCAAAAAGAAACCTCTACCCTTTGGCCGTCACCCCTAACCCCCCCGATGGGGGcccctgggggtggagggtcAGCCCCCCACCTGGCTGGACCTGGTCCCCTCTCTCAGGCCCTCTTCTGGGCTGAGGCCAGTGGGttctctccctgccctgctcctgGCTTGGCGGATGCCTTGGTCCGGCTATGCCCCTCTGAGCCTGGCTCTCCCCACCCGGGCCAGGAGGGTGTGGCCAGCCCACTCCGCACCCCGTACTCATGGGTGGCATTAGTGATACAGCGGCTGGAGCCGGCTGGGCGTCTGGACTTGTGGGAGCAGCCTCCAAAGCCCTTGCACCGGTGACACTGCAAGGCTTGGACTGTAGCCACAGGCATagggacagacagatggacacaCAGGGACAGAGCTAAGGGCAACTCCTGCATAATGGCACCCTCTCTTTCCACTCAGCGACGTCTCAGTGGACACTCGGCACCCGGCGGGGCTCCCATGATCCCATTGACCATAGGCTGAgccggaggagggagaggaggccgCCCAACCCCCGTGACCCAGCCCTGGCGGTGACAAGGGCTTTCTCTGCATTGAGCTCACATCCCCCAGTCTTCCTGTCCTCATCCCTCCACCCTGATGACGCAGGGGCAGTTCTCGGGGGTCATTGGTGAGGCCTGGGCCCCGAGCCTCAAAGACTTTTCCCACAGGGCAGAGACCCCCTTCCCCAGGGTCCCTGCAAGGGGAGACAGGGGGCGGATCCCAGAAACAGCTGGGAGAGGGGGTGCCGGGCCTGGGCCGGGGCTGTCCAGACGCTTCCTCTGTCCATCTCGTTTAGGGCCATGGGGCTGGTGAGGCGGGTGCTGACCCAGATGGGAAAACAGGTGAGGGCTGGGGCAGTGGGTTGGTTGGGATTGGATTGGGGGGCCCAGCTGGTCTTGTTCAGGCATCTGGG
It encodes the following:
- the SLURP1 gene encoding secreted Ly-6/uPAR-related protein 1, with protein sequence MAFPRALLSLFTSALTVSLGEALRRFTCEQPTALPWCETITNCKPEDTASKSSQLTVESESPFNRSPVVTTSGSSSCEAAEPHSIGAAHPSYCCFHDLCNSTGVARL